One window from the genome of Planktothrix serta PCC 8927 encodes:
- a CDS encoding PIN domain-containing protein, whose product MSKADILAIDPTDQMSAVLDSCVLFPMYLRDTLLRVASAGLYRPYWSQEILNGAIRNLIGQKRMTVEKANNLETKIKQAFPEAMVTIANQLIDQMTNHPDDRHVLATAVVAKAEVIVTENLKHFPASEFEYWNVKAISSDSFLCSLYFLDSERIVQVIQRQASVLKKPPLTVEQLLDLLRREVPEFTEKVSSILL is encoded by the coding sequence ATGAGTAAAGCAGATATTTTAGCAATTGACCCAACTGATCAGATGTCTGCTGTTTTAGATTCATGTGTTCTGTTTCCGATGTATTTGCGTGATACTTTGTTACGGGTAGCCAGTGCGGGTTTGTATCGCCCATATTGGTCACAGGAAATTTTAAATGGCGCAATTCGCAATCTCATCGGTCAAAAACGAATGACGGTTGAGAAGGCTAATAATTTAGAAACAAAAATCAAACAAGCATTTCCAGAAGCAATGGTAACTATCGCTAATCAATTAATTGATCAAATGACTAATCATCCAGATGATCGCCATGTTTTAGCAACGGCGGTGGTTGCTAAAGCTGAAGTAATTGTGACGGAAAATCTTAAGCATTTTCCCGCTAGTGAATTTGAATATTGGAACGTGAAAGCTATCTCATCGGATAGTTTTCTGTGTTCTTTATATTTTTTAGATTCTGAGAGAATTGTCCAAGTGATTCAGCGACAAGCTAGTGTGTTAAAAAAGCCACCACTTACGGTAGAACAATTGCTGGATTTATTAAGGCGAGAAGTTCCTGAGTTTACTGAAAAAGTTTCTTCAATTTTGTTATAA
- the mutL gene encoding DNA mismatch repair endonuclease MutL — protein sequence MNLIRPLPQDVVHLIAASEVIDSLAAVVRELVENALDAGATRITISVWPESWRVQVADNGLGIDLENLKQAAAAHSTSKINTITDLFQIKSLGFRGEALHSLAQLSDLEIISRPSSPTLSSSGWRVGYNHQGEAIKTEVIAVASGTVITVSNLFETWQTRRQSLPSAAQQLRGIQLIIQQIALCHPQVTWQLRQGNNPWFQISPGVNAQQILPQIIKNIRFSDLYYLKIPPNCDNINIKGVELILGLPDRCHRRKPDWVKVAINGRMVRSPELEQTLLTALARTCPRDRYPICFVHLHLSPEHIDWNRNPDKSEVYLQDLRGWQDQISQGIDQALRLNFERLSLPQNRINQLLKVSEEKGNYKINYSNQSDSETSPTPSKNELGIVEVKAIAQVLNTYIVAEHSSGLWLIEQHIAHERVLYEQICDQWRLVPLEPGIILQSLSTAQLEQMQRLGLEIDPFGDGVWVVRNAPELLVKRSDCPEALLELSLGGDLQAAQVATACRSAIRNGTIMSLTQMQTLLDQWIKTRNPRTCPHGRPIVLQLEESALARFFRRHWVIGKSHGI from the coding sequence TTGAATCTAATTCGTCCTCTGCCTCAAGATGTTGTTCATTTAATCGCCGCCAGTGAAGTCATTGACTCGTTAGCGGCGGTGGTTCGAGAATTAGTTGAAAATGCCTTAGATGCCGGAGCCACTCGGATTACAATCTCTGTATGGCCGGAATCTTGGCGTGTTCAAGTAGCGGATAATGGCTTAGGAATAGATTTAGAGAATTTAAAACAAGCAGCCGCAGCCCATAGTACCAGTAAAATTAACACAATTACGGATTTATTTCAAATTAAAAGTTTAGGATTTCGCGGGGAAGCTTTACACAGTTTAGCGCAATTATCGGATTTAGAAATTATTAGTCGTCCCAGTTCTCCAACCCTTTCGAGTTCCGGTTGGCGAGTGGGTTATAATCATCAAGGGGAAGCGATTAAAACTGAAGTGATTGCGGTGGCATCGGGAACCGTTATTACTGTTTCTAATTTGTTTGAAACTTGGCAAACTCGCCGTCAATCTTTGCCTTCTGCTGCCCAACAATTGCGAGGAATTCAGTTAATTATTCAGCAAATTGCTTTATGTCATCCCCAAGTCACTTGGCAACTCCGTCAAGGCAATAATCCTTGGTTTCAGATTAGTCCAGGGGTGAATGCTCAACAAATTTTACCTCAAATTATTAAAAATATTCGGTTTAGTGATTTATATTATTTGAAAATTCCGCCCAATTGTGATAATATTAATATCAAGGGAGTTGAATTAATATTAGGATTACCCGATCGCTGTCATCGTCGTAAACCTGATTGGGTGAAGGTTGCAATTAATGGCCGCATGGTGCGATCGCCCGAATTAGAACAAACCCTATTAACCGCCTTAGCGCGAACTTGTCCCCGCGATCGCTATCCCATTTGTTTTGTGCATTTACACCTTTCTCCTGAACACATAGACTGGAATCGTAACCCCGATAAAAGTGAAGTTTATTTACAGGATTTAAGAGGATGGCAAGATCAAATTAGTCAAGGTATTGATCAAGCATTACGGTTAAATTTTGAGCGTCTTTCTCTACCTCAAAATCGAATTAATCAGTTACTGAAAGTCTCAGAAGAAAAGGGAAACTATAAGATTAATTATTCAAATCAGTCGGATTCTGAAACCTCTCCAACCCCGTCGAAAAACGAGTTAGGAATTGTAGAAGTAAAAGCGATCGCCCAAGTCCTAAATACTTATATTGTCGCTGAACATTCTAGCGGATTATGGTTAATTGAACAACATATTGCCCATGAACGGGTATTATATGAACAAATTTGTGATCAATGGCGATTAGTTCCTCTCGAACCCGGCATTATTTTACAATCCTTATCAACAGCACAATTAGAACAAATGCAGCGTTTAGGATTAGAAATTGATCCCTTTGGGGATGGGGTTTGGGTGGTTAGAAATGCTCCAGAATTATTAGTTAAACGCAGTGATTGTCCAGAAGCTTTATTAGAATTAAGTTTAGGAGGAGATTTACAAGCCGCACAAGTCGCAACCGCCTGTCGCAGTGCGATTAGAAATGGAACTATCATGAGTTTAACCCAAATGCAAACCCTATTAGATCAATGGATTAAAACCCGAAATCCTCGCACTTGTCCCCATGGCCGCCCGATTGTTTTACAATTAGAAGAATCCGCCCTAGCCCGTTTTTTCCGTCGCCATTGGGTGATTGGAAAAAGTCATGGAATTTAG
- a CDS encoding Uma2 family endonuclease: protein MIAANIISPSLTIPVLENGDKLSRAEFERRYQAMPDVKKAELIEGIVYMSSPVRAKRHGKPHARIMTWLGTYEAATPGVEVLDNTTVRLDLDNEPQPDALLRIETGGRSRISEDDYIESAPELIVEIAASTASYDLHQKLNVYRRNGVQEYLVWRVYDRQFDWFRLNEGEYIQLEPNKDNIICSQIFPGLWLDKVALLAGNLAQVFAVLQVGLSTVEHQEFVKKMST, encoded by the coding sequence ATGATAGCTGCTAATATAATTTCTCCCAGCTTAACGATTCCGGTGCTAGAAAACGGAGATAAGCTCTCTCGTGCTGAATTTGAGCGTCGTTATCAAGCAATGCCTGATGTGAAAAAAGCCGAATTGATTGAAGGAATTGTTTATATGTCATCTCCTGTTAGAGCAAAACGTCACGGTAAACCCCATGCTCGAATTATGACTTGGTTAGGTACTTATGAAGCCGCTACGCCGGGAGTGGAAGTATTGGATAATACTACAGTGCGTCTTGACCTAGACAATGAACCTCAACCCGATGCACTACTAAGAATTGAAACGGGAGGACGCTCACGCATTAGTGAAGATGATTATATCGAAAGTGCGCCGGAATTAATTGTAGAAATTGCCGCTTCTACCGCTTCCTACGATTTACACCAAAAATTGAATGTTTATCGTCGCAATGGAGTACAAGAATATCTAGTTTGGCGAGTTTATGACCGTCAATTTGATTGGTTTAGATTAAATGAAGGAGAATATATTCAGCTTGAGCCTAATAAAGATAATATAATTTGCTCTCAAATATTCCCTGGATTATGGTTAGATAAAGTAGCTTTATTAGCCGGGAATTTAGCTCAAGTATTCGCTGTTTTACAAGTAGGTTTATCAACCGTAGAACATCAAGAATTTGTTAAAAAAATGTCCACTTAA
- a CDS encoding ATP-dependent 6-phosphofructokinase — MNKRKRIGILTSGGDCPGLNAVIRAVVNHATSEYNWEVRGIPYATQGLIERKSVVLNSYGLERHGTDPLLSMGGTILGSINKGDTEGRTDDVIQGYYDLGLDALIAIGGDGSLAILQKLAEKGNWNLVGVPKTIDNDVAHTELSVGFNSAVTTILDCLDRLSYTAASHDRVMVVEVMGRTTGHLALHSGIVGGADAILIPEIPYSIKTLCKRIRELRNLWGRKFAIVVVAEGAKTAEGESRYYKDALGEVRLRGIGEYIATEIENNIGVEARVTVLGHVQRGGAPSALDRLIGTAFGKVAVDLIAEEKYGVMVAWQNNAVTTIPLDNVFADSPLLIDPQGFWVETARSLGIYVGEELDDQDVSPAQPILTGLKTSEIEVISQIS; from the coding sequence ATGAACAAACGTAAACGGATTGGCATTCTAACCAGTGGTGGAGACTGTCCCGGTCTTAATGCCGTGATTCGAGCCGTTGTCAATCATGCCACATCGGAATATAACTGGGAAGTCCGAGGAATTCCCTATGCCACTCAGGGGCTGATTGAACGGAAAAGTGTTGTCTTAAATTCCTATGGTTTAGAACGACATGGTACTGATCCTTTATTAAGTATGGGCGGAACTATATTAGGTTCGATTAATAAAGGCGATACCGAAGGCCGTACAGATGATGTGATTCAAGGATATTATGATTTAGGACTCGATGCCCTGATCGCCATTGGCGGTGATGGCAGTCTGGCTATTTTGCAAAAACTGGCTGAAAAAGGCAATTGGAATTTAGTCGGTGTTCCTAAAACTATTGATAATGATGTCGCTCATACAGAGTTATCCGTTGGGTTTAATTCCGCCGTTACCACGATTTTAGATTGTTTAGATCGGTTGAGTTATACCGCCGCCAGTCATGACCGGGTGATGGTGGTGGAAGTCATGGGACGAACAACGGGACATTTAGCCTTACATTCGGGAATTGTCGGGGGGGCGGATGCGATTTTAATTCCAGAAATTCCCTATTCAATTAAAACCCTGTGTAAACGCATTCGAGAACTTCGCAACCTCTGGGGACGAAAATTTGCCATTGTGGTAGTGGCTGAAGGAGCAAAAACCGCCGAAGGTGAAAGTCGATATTATAAAGATGCCCTCGGAGAAGTGCGACTGCGGGGAATTGGAGAATATATTGCTACAGAAATTGAAAATAATATTGGAGTGGAAGCACGAGTCACCGTTCTCGGTCACGTTCAACGGGGTGGGGCACCTTCGGCGTTAGATCGATTAATTGGCACAGCCTTCGGAAAAGTGGCCGTTGATTTAATTGCGGAGGAAAAATATGGGGTCATGGTCGCTTGGCAAAATAATGCTGTCACCACCATTCCCCTAGATAATGTATTTGCAGATAGTCCTTTACTCATTGACCCGCAAGGATTTTGGGTAGAAACAGCCAGATCCCTCGGCATTTATGTCGGTGAGGAACTCGATGATCAGGATGTTAGTCCCGCACAACCGATCCTCACGGGTTTAAAAACCTCTGAAATAGAAGTTATTTCTCAGATTAGTTAG
- a CDS encoding TldD/PmbA family protein — translation MKNPILDQLLQLATQKADAVEVYYLSSQNTPIEFENNRLKSLQTKAKQGVALRLIHQGRLGFASSTDLTRLEDLVEAALQTAEIGAIAEFEFASNLHLHSDTSSYTPPTTQELVETGKNLIEQVINYNPEILVSVGFNLSREQVQIATNQDVYAERSSQLFSAYLSGNLVKGEDFLAIGCYDVASDRSLETERLLEEVIQKYRLAEQQATIQSGSFPVFFTPQAVARILGGLFRTILSGQTIVQKSSPLADKVGETLFDSRFSLYEDPNFGPSACSFDDEGTPTTAKKYIDHGTVNQFYWDRQWGSRGQISSTGNGFRGGLSRPSPSLVNLCIQPGKTSTEDLISSIDEGLIVDQVLGAGQSNQLAGEFSVNLDLGYKVEQGKIVGRVKNTMVAGNIFEAFKQLVDLGNQPQWVGSSSYVPSLLFQQLGVVAKQ, via the coding sequence ATGAAAAATCCTATCCTCGATCAACTCTTACAACTCGCCACTCAGAAAGCAGATGCTGTGGAGGTTTATTATTTGTCGAGTCAGAATACTCCCATTGAGTTTGAAAATAATCGTCTCAAGTCCTTACAAACAAAAGCCAAACAAGGGGTAGCGTTACGACTGATTCACCAAGGAAGATTAGGATTTGCGAGTTCAACGGATTTAACCCGTTTAGAAGACTTAGTAGAAGCCGCCTTACAAACCGCAGAAATAGGTGCAATAGCCGAGTTTGAATTTGCATCAAATCTGCATTTGCATTCTGATACTTCTTCCTATACTCCTCCTACAACTCAAGAATTAGTTGAAACTGGAAAAAATCTGATTGAACAGGTAATCAACTACAATCCAGAAATATTAGTCAGTGTGGGGTTTAATCTTTCCCGTGAACAGGTACAAATTGCTACTAATCAGGATGTTTATGCAGAACGTTCTAGTCAGTTATTTAGTGCTTATCTATCAGGAAATTTAGTTAAAGGAGAAGATTTTTTAGCAATTGGCTGTTATGATGTCGCCAGCGATCGCTCTTTAGAAACCGAGCGTTTACTTGAAGAAGTCATCCAAAAATATCGTCTAGCTGAACAACAAGCCACTATCCAAAGTGGGTCTTTTCCCGTGTTTTTTACCCCTCAAGCTGTTGCTAGAATATTAGGAGGATTATTCAGAACAATTTTATCCGGTCAAACCATTGTTCAGAAATCTTCCCCCTTAGCCGATAAAGTCGGAGAAACCCTATTTGATTCTCGCTTCAGTTTATATGAAGATCCAAATTTCGGCCCCTCGGCTTGTTCTTTTGACGATGAAGGAACACCAACAACCGCAAAAAAATATATTGATCACGGGACAGTTAATCAATTTTATTGGGATCGACAATGGGGAAGTCGGGGTCAAATTTCCTCAACCGGAAATGGATTTCGCGGTGGGTTATCTCGTCCTAGTCCTTCCTTAGTAAATTTATGTATTCAGCCCGGAAAAACATCGACAGAAGACTTAATTTCCAGTATTGATGAAGGATTAATTGTCGATCAAGTTTTAGGTGCGGGTCAATCCAATCAACTGGCTGGAGAATTTTCGGTTAATTTGGATTTAGGTTATAAAGTTGAACAGGGTAAAATTGTCGGTCGTGTCAAAAATACAATGGTAGCGGGGAATATTTTTGAGGCGTTTAAACAGTTAGTAGATTTAGGAAATCAACCGCAATGGGTGGGAAGTAGTTCTTATGTTCCCAGTTTACTATTTCAACAGTTAGGGGTTGTAGCTAAACAATAA
- a CDS encoding universal stress protein — protein MIKKILVAVAGRGLCEEMLNMLLDIPTFKQASVTVLHVVPTQISSDTMSEKLEEGGKILAEAVKSIQLDPKQINPQLKQGDPKDIVSHVADEENVDLIIMGSRGLGRIQAILENSVSQYVFQLTSRPMLLVKDDAYVKKLRRIMVAVDKSEASKECLQLALSFAKSLSGSQIILVHINKDLSGKSSEDFSSNADRDPILAPAIEEAKRQGVSYRCVSGTGKPGPELCRVAEELNADLLMLASPDRRPSVAKSFIDLDRLLGSSLSDYVRVYANCPVLLTRTQAP, from the coding sequence ATGATAAAAAAAATTCTAGTTGCTGTTGCCGGTCGGGGATTATGCGAAGAAATGCTGAATATGCTGCTGGATATCCCCACCTTCAAACAAGCATCTGTCACAGTTCTGCACGTTGTCCCCACTCAAATTAGTTCGGATACGATGTCTGAAAAGTTAGAGGAGGGGGGGAAAATTCTCGCAGAAGCCGTGAAATCGATTCAGCTTGACCCGAAGCAAATTAATCCTCAACTCAAACAAGGTGATCCCAAGGATATCGTTTCCCACGTCGCTGACGAGGAAAATGTCGATTTAATTATTATGGGGTCACGGGGTTTAGGCCGCATCCAAGCGATTTTGGAAAACTCGGTCAGTCAGTATGTGTTTCAATTAACCAGTCGTCCGATGCTCTTGGTCAAGGACGATGCTTATGTGAAAAAACTGCGCCGAATTATGGTGGCTGTGGATAAATCAGAGGCATCTAAAGAGTGTTTACAGTTGGCACTTTCTTTTGCTAAATCTCTCTCTGGCTCACAAATAATTTTAGTCCACATTAATAAAGATTTATCTGGGAAATCGAGCGAGGACTTCAGCAGCAATGCCGACCGAGATCCGATTTTAGCACCTGCGATTGAAGAAGCAAAACGCCAGGGAGTCAGCTACCGTTGTGTCAGTGGTACAGGTAAACCGGGCCCTGAACTCTGCCGCGTTGCAGAAGAATTGAATGCTGATTTATTGATGTTAGCTTCCCCAGACCGTCGGCCTAGCGTTGCTAAGAGCTTTATTGACTTAGACCGACTATTGGGAAGTTCATTGTCCGACTATGTTCGGGTTTATGCTAACTGTCCTGTTTTATTAACACGGACACAAGCACCCTAA
- the gap gene encoding type I glyceraldehyde-3-phosphate dehydrogenase: protein MALRVGINGFGRIGRLVMRSAINNPDVEFVGINDLVPPDNLAYLFKYDSTHGVFPGTVEAKADGIVVDGHFIRCTAIKDPTQLPWKEDTVDYVVESTGLFSDYPGAHKHIEAGAKRVIISAPTKDPDKIKTLLVGVNHEDFDPKADLIVSNASCTTNCLAPVAKVIQDNFGLAEGLMTTVHSMTATQPTVDGPSKKDWRGGRGAAQNIIPSSTGAAKAVTLVLPVLKGRLTGMAFRVPTPNVSVVDLTFRTEKATSYKEICAAMKVAAEGPMKGILSYTEDEVVSSDFITDPSSSTFDAKAGIELNSNFFKIVAWYDNEWGYSCRVVDLMISMAKKDGIL from the coding sequence ATGGCGTTAAGAGTAGGAATTAATGGGTTTGGTCGCATTGGTCGTTTAGTCATGCGGTCTGCCATTAATAACCCCGATGTGGAATTTGTGGGGATTAATGATCTGGTTCCTCCTGATAACTTAGCCTATTTGTTCAAATACGACTCGACTCATGGCGTTTTCCCCGGTACAGTAGAAGCGAAAGCAGATGGCATTGTTGTAGATGGACATTTTATTCGCTGTACGGCCATTAAAGACCCGACCCAACTCCCTTGGAAAGAAGATACGGTAGATTATGTGGTGGAGTCTACGGGGTTATTTAGTGACTACCCGGGCGCTCACAAACATATTGAAGCGGGTGCTAAACGGGTAATTATTTCAGCGCCTACGAAAGATCCCGATAAAATTAAAACCCTGTTAGTTGGGGTGAACCACGAAGACTTTGACCCGAAAGCTGATTTAATTGTTTCTAATGCCAGTTGTACCACCAACTGTTTAGCTCCCGTTGCTAAAGTGATTCAGGATAACTTTGGGTTAGCCGAAGGGTTAATGACCACCGTTCACTCCATGACCGCAACTCAGCCTACGGTTGATGGCCCTAGTAAGAAAGACTGGCGGGGAGGACGCGGCGCGGCGCAAAATATTATTCCATCGTCTACAGGAGCCGCTAAAGCCGTAACCTTAGTATTACCTGTATTGAAAGGAAGACTGACGGGAATGGCGTTTCGAGTCCCGACCCCTAATGTTTCTGTGGTTGATTTAACCTTCCGCACGGAAAAAGCTACTAGCTATAAAGAAATTTGTGCGGCGATGAAAGTGGCAGCCGAAGGCCCGATGAAAGGGATTTTAAGCTACACTGAAGATGAAGTGGTTTCTTCAGACTTCATCACTGATCCCAGTTCCAGTACCTTTGATGCCAAAGCAGGTATTGAATTGAATTCTAATTTCTTCAAAATTGTGGCTTGGTATGACAATGAATGGGGTTATTCTTGTCGCGTCGTTGATTTAATGATTTCAATGGCGAAAAAAGACGGTATTCTGTAA
- a CDS encoding Uma2 family endonuclease, whose product MLTIKPRFETFEEYLIYDDNSEKLYELFNGELIEVPPESGFNIQIANRLFLVFALMLGSDRVRGHGLELEVRGEPKNRYPDLTIIREEHIQQLSKRNTIRLNMAPPLLVIEIVSPGEIQRERDYIAKRIQYQDCCIPEYWIIDPQTQTILVLELVANVYTTVGNFSNDDLVRSPIFKQLNLKVSDVLNFN is encoded by the coding sequence ATGCTAACAATTAAACCTCGCTTTGAAACCTTTGAAGAATACCTAATATATGACGATAATTCGGAAAAACTCTATGAACTATTTAATGGAGAATTGATAGAAGTGCCACCAGAATCGGGTTTTAATATCCAAATTGCTAATCGTCTTTTTCTGGTTTTTGCTTTAATGCTAGGAAGCGATCGCGTTAGGGGACACGGGCTGGAACTAGAAGTCAGAGGAGAACCCAAAAACCGCTATCCTGATCTAACTATTATCCGAGAAGAACATATTCAACAATTATCAAAGCGTAATACTATTCGGCTGAATATGGCTCCTCCTCTGTTGGTTATTGAAATCGTTAGCCCTGGAGAGATACAAAGAGAGAGGGACTACATTGCTAAAAGAATTCAGTATCAAGATTGTTGTATTCCTGAATATTGGATTATTGATCCCCAAACTCAAACTATCCTAGTATTAGAACTGGTGGCTAATGTTTATACAACGGTAGGTAATTTTAGTAACGATGATTTAGTGCGATCGCCTATATTTAAGCAACTAAACTTGAAGGTTTCTGATGTTTTGAATTTTAATTAA
- a CDS encoding acyl-CoA thioesterase, translating into MLRSESICNVFETNPLSESTSSTDTPSENPWFDYVVRVSPHHTDYGGIVWHGTYLSWMEEARVERLRLTGLEYHDLVEIGCELPVVELNIRYHQPVKMGMQVVVKSRILSTKGVRLPWEYRIESVDGECHYLTAQVTLVPIDRHTGKIMRRLPPMLQASLAQLLPELTL; encoded by the coding sequence ATGTTGCGTTCTGAATCTATTTGTAACGTGTTTGAAACAAATCCTCTCTCTGAATCGACGTCCTCAACAGATACCCCATCGGAAAATCCTTGGTTTGACTATGTTGTGCGGGTTTCTCCCCATCATACCGACTATGGCGGGATTGTTTGGCATGGGACTTATCTGTCTTGGATGGAAGAAGCGCGGGTAGAACGGTTACGTTTGACCGGATTGGAGTATCATGACTTAGTAGAAATCGGGTGCGAATTGCCTGTTGTGGAACTCAATATTCGTTATCATCAACCCGTGAAAATGGGGATGCAGGTTGTTGTTAAAAGTCGCATACTATCCACCAAAGGCGTGCGACTCCCTTGGGAATATCGAATTGAATCCGTAGATGGTGAATGCCATTATCTTACGGCTCAAGTCACCTTAGTGCCTATAGACCGACACACAGGCAAAATTATGCGTCGTTTACCCCCGATGTTACAAGCCTCCTTGGCTCAACTGCTACCTGAACTAACGCTATAA
- a CDS encoding cyclic nucleotide-binding domain-containing protein, protein MLQPAKTVKVFEKQPEQTYTVGQVIFEEGQRGEIMFGILQGEIELWVNGKVVETLIAGDVFGEGALVQPDRTRASTAIAKTDCILATLDESRFLFAVQQTPMFALEVLKSYSDRLRRIKHSL, encoded by the coding sequence ATGCTACAGCCTGCCAAAACCGTAAAAGTGTTTGAAAAACAGCCAGAACAAACCTACACCGTCGGTCAAGTGATTTTTGAAGAGGGCCAACGGGGAGAGATTATGTTTGGCATTCTCCAAGGGGAAATTGAATTATGGGTGAATGGAAAAGTGGTAGAAACTTTGATTGCTGGAGATGTATTTGGGGAAGGAGCCTTAGTTCAACCTGATCGAACACGAGCGTCTACTGCTATTGCTAAAACCGATTGTATTTTAGCAACACTGGATGAATCTCGATTTTTGTTTGCGGTTCAGCAAACGCCCATGTTTGCTTTAGAAGTTCTCAAAAGTTATTCCGATCGCTTACGTCGGATCAAACACTCTCTTTAA
- a CDS encoding type II toxin-antitoxin system death-on-curing family toxin: MNEPFWIFEDIVQVIHQDQIQQHGGSLGLRDENLLSASLARPRHLFAYGQPDLFDLAAAYGYGLAKNHPFIDGNKRTAFMAMYVFLGLNSYLLEVPEIEVVQMMEQLATDQETQESLAQWLRKNSVNSSLENT, from the coding sequence GTGAATGAACCGTTTTGGATTTTTGAAGACATTGTTCAAGTCATCCATCAGGATCAAATTCAGCAGCATGGGGGAAGTTTAGGACTCAGGGACGAAAATCTTCTTTCTGCGAGTTTAGCTAGACCTAGACATTTATTTGCTTACGGTCAACCTGATTTATTTGACCTAGCTGCGGCTTATGGTTATGGTTTAGCTAAAAACCATCCATTTATTGATGGGAATAAACGCACAGCTTTCATGGCGATGTATGTTTTTCTTGGGTTAAATAGCTATTTATTAGAAGTTCCAGAAATTGAGGTTGTGCAAATGATGGAACAGTTAGCAACTGACCAAGAAACTCAAGAATCTTTAGCTCAATGGTTAAGGAAAAATTCGGTTAACTCATCCCTAGAAAACACTTAA
- a CDS encoding ATP-binding protein yields the protein MDLASHRFISYFDIPEAQQLCDLAVVEQFADQTIIFEEGEDPSFLYLVLEGQVEFKKQAPLNQYQTVALAKANDFFGEFGVLDGQPRSARAMAAGQVKLAKISRPDLMEILSNAKGKVILNLFSYIIHHLRVTTDQYVNQLVHKEKMELVGEMVNTILHDFRSPFTGIQLSSTMLKEMHPDEETQEWCDLISMQIQRMLGMAEEVLEFAKGTTVLYRKPVTVAKMLQHFEKLNRVYFQSTQVDFSVKADEKCIIYVDENKLIRVLQNLVGNAVEAFEKPGGKIIVTATGTQEWVKIAIADNGPGIPDAIREHLFDAFVTYGKRSGTGLGTAIAKSIIDAHGGKIEFKSIPQEGTTFYILLPQTQRSEMQAEVAEEVKLN from the coding sequence ATGGATTTAGCCTCCCATCGATTTATTAGTTATTTTGATATTCCAGAAGCTCAACAACTCTGTGATCTGGCAGTAGTCGAACAGTTTGCCGACCAAACTATTATTTTTGAAGAAGGAGAAGACCCCAGTTTTTTATACTTAGTTTTAGAAGGTCAAGTTGAGTTTAAAAAACAAGCTCCCTTGAATCAATATCAAACCGTTGCTCTCGCTAAAGCCAATGACTTTTTTGGAGAATTTGGAGTTTTAGATGGACAACCTCGCAGCGCTAGAGCAATGGCAGCCGGACAGGTGAAATTAGCTAAAATTTCCCGACCGGATTTGATGGAAATTTTAAGCAATGCTAAGGGTAAAGTGATTCTGAATTTATTCAGTTATATTATTCACCATTTGCGAGTCACTACGGATCAATATGTCAATCAATTAGTCCATAAAGAAAAAATGGAATTAGTCGGCGAAATGGTAAATACCATTCTGCATGACTTTAGAAGTCCCTTTACCGGAATTCAGTTATCCAGTACCATGCTCAAGGAAATGCACCCCGATGAAGAAACTCAAGAATGGTGTGATTTAATTTCCATGCAAATTCAACGAATGTTAGGGATGGCAGAGGAAGTTTTAGAATTTGCTAAAGGCACTACGGTACTGTATCGTAAACCCGTTACTGTTGCCAAAATGCTGCAACATTTTGAGAAATTAAATCGGGTTTATTTTCAATCGACCCAGGTTGACTTTTCGGTAAAAGCCGATGAAAAGTGTATTATATATGTTGATGAAAATAAACTAATTCGAGTCCTTCAGAATTTAGTTGGGAATGCGGTAGAAGCCTTTGAAAAACCCGGTGGAAAAATTATAGTCACAGCCACAGGAACTCAAGAATGGGTGAAAATTGCCATTGCGGATAATGGCCCTGGAATTCCTGACGCCATTCGAGAACATTTATTTGATGCGTTTGTCACCTATGGAAAACGCAGTGGTACTGGCTTAGGAACTGCGATCGCTAAATCTATTATTGATGCTCATGGCGGGAAAATTGAGTTTAAATCAATTCCCCAGGAAGGAACTACTTTTTATATCCTCCTTCCTCAAACTCAACGGTCAGAAATGCAAGCAGAAGTTGCTGAAGAAGTCAAATTAAACTAG